The proteins below are encoded in one region of Sander lucioperca isolate FBNREF2018 chromosome 11, SLUC_FBN_1.2, whole genome shotgun sequence:
- the nanos2 gene encoding nanos homolog 2 isoform X1: protein MWMKEQRTPARRLQGESGSAPKHCCTLKTLRRLQIWDASTHKHTRSAALIFSAAMERQVRVRGSLLSGWNSGFDMWHDYMKLGCLLKRLADSHRDSGEGDSDIEASKRQTAAAPWSHIRTSPNLETSSASVSSLSDSSCTGMDSSCTGTDTSCTGTDTSCTGTSSAGYCGFCKQNGESPRVYRSHNLKSDYGKVTCPILWNYTCPICEATGERAHTRRYCPQAQRLEAGRMLPGSRSW from the coding sequence ATGTGGATGAAAGAGCAGCGGACACCTGCCCGCAGACTGCAGGGCGAGTCGGGTTCAGCACCGAAACATTGTTGCACTTTAAAGACTCTCAGACGTCTACAAATATGGGATGcctcaacacacaaacacacccgcTCTGCAGCGCTTATCTTCTCAGCAGCCATGGAAAGACAGGTCAGGGTCCGGGGCTCGCTGCTCTCTGGCTGGAACAGCGGCTTCGACATGTGGCATGACTACATGAAGCTGGGCTGCCTGCTCAAGAGGCTGGCCGACAGCCACAGAGACTCCGGGGAGGGAGACTCCGACATCGAGGCCTCGAAGAGACAAACAGCGGCGGCACCTTGGAGCCATATCCGAACCTCTCCAAACCTAGAGACCAGCTCAGCCTCAGTCAGCAGCCTGTCTGACTCCAGCTGCACCGGGATGGACTCCAGCTGCACCGGGACGGACACCAGCTGCACCGGGACGGACACCAGCTGCACCGGGACCTCCTCCGCAGGGTACTGTGGCTTCTGTAAGCAGAACGGGGAGTCTCCGCGGGTGTACCGGTCACACAACTTGAAATCAGACTACGGGAAAGTCACGTGTCCGATCCTCTGGAACTACACTTGTCCCATCTGTGAAGCCACCGGGGAGCGCGCTCACACGCGCCGCTACTGCCCGCAGGCACAGCGGCTGGAGGCTGGGCGGATGCTGCCGGGGTCCCGGTCCTGGTAA
- the nanos2 gene encoding nanos homolog 2 isoform X2 produces the protein MWMKEQRTPARRLQGESGSAPKHCCTLKTLRRLQIWDASTHKHTRSAALIFSAAMERQVRVRGSLLSGWNSGFDMWHDYMKLGCLLKRLADSHRDSGEGDSDIEASKRQTAAAPWSHIRTSPNLETSSASVSSLSDSSCTGTDTSCTGTSSAGYCGFCKQNGESPRVYRSHNLKSDYGKVTCPILWNYTCPICEATGERAHTRRYCPQAQRLEAGRMLPGSRSW, from the exons ATGTGGATGAAAGAGCAGCGGACACCTGCCCGCAGACTGCAGGGCGAGTCGGGTTCAGCACCGAAACATTGTTGCACTTTAAAGACTCTCAGACGTCTACAAATATGGGATGcctcaacacacaaacacacccgcTCTGCAGCGCTTATCTTCTCAGCAGCCATGGAAAGACAGGTCAGGGTCCGGGGCTCGCTGCTCTCTGGCTGGAACAGCGGCTTCGACATGTGGCATGACTACATGAAGCTGGGCTGCCTGCTCAAGAGGCTGGCCGACAGCCACAGAGACTCCGGGGAGGGAGACTCCGACATCGAGGCCTCGAAGAGACAAACAGCGGCGGCACCTTGGAGCCATATCCGAACCTCTCCAAACCTAGAGACCAGCTCAGCCTCAGTCAGCAGCCTGTCTGACT CCAGCTGCACCGGGACGGACACCAGCTGCACCGGGACCTCCTCCGCAGGGTACTGTGGCTTCTGTAAGCAGAACGGGGAGTCTCCGCGGGTGTACCGGTCACACAACTTGAAATCAGACTACGGGAAAGTCACGTGTCCGATCCTCTGGAACTACACTTGTCCCATCTGTGAAGCCACCGGGGAGCGCGCTCACACGCGCCGCTACTGCCCGCAGGCACAGCGGCTGGAGGCTGGGCGGATGCTGCCGGGGTCCCGGTCCTGGTAA